The Hordeum vulgare subsp. vulgare chromosome 4H, MorexV3_pseudomolecules_assembly, whole genome shotgun sequence genomic interval TACAAAGGAGCAGCTTAAAACtcctgcagcagcagctgctgcACCGTTTGAGCAAGGCTGGGCTCGCTCTTGATGCTGTCGATCCATCTAGCGCTGATCCGCACCCTCTCGAGGCTCTGCTTCAACGCTCTTTCGAACGACGGCTTCACGCGAGTGGCAAAGAACTGGGAAACCTCAGCAGCTTTCTCCTCGGAGGTGAACTGATCATGGAGGTTAAGCAGCGTATGAGATGTGTTTTTAGCAGCTAAATAAATGGCAGAATACGAAGAATTTCGAACGGAAAGGATTTGTTTGGCGTACGTACCGGTGAAACGGTAGAATTAACGAAGTCCGATATGAGTGAGCTTGATGGCCAAGTCTTGACGACGTGATCCCAGTTATCCTGCATGACGATGCAACATTTTCTAAACATCCAACGTAACCGAATGGTGCAGGATCAGGCATATGTAGCAGCATAGTGCTAAGAATATTTTTAACTCTTTAAGTGCAGTTTTGAACATTGACTAAAGTGTAACATTTAAACCATTCATTATTCATATTAGAAATGTACTGTAGTTAAGTAACTCAACATAGGTGGTCGTTACACCTTACAACTCTATTGTCTGTCAATGCACAAAAGCAAATGTATTGAGCACCAACGAAAGTGGTTAATtttgcttttgaacattttttatcGAAGATTTAGAGCTTTTAATGGGCCTCATTTCTGGGCATGTCCATTCATGAAACAGATAAATGTCAAGTGCATGCATCCTACGCCTGATGAAAAGCCACACCATTTTCTCCAAAGAGTTTTGATGAGGGCCCCGTAACCGGATCCGGGGTTTCCCGAACGTACAGATCTCCCCGGGACCATAACATAAATAGCCTAGGCAACTTGCCCTGCAACTATAACATACCTTCAGCCAGGCCCATGCAGCTTCTCGTCCTTCTAAGCTAATACCACCAAGGACATAAAATGCATCTTGATTCCGTACCTAACAAGAAAGAGACAGCTTAGAGTGGCTTTCGTATGTTTAGTTGGCACGGAATATAAACTCCTTTCATCAGCAACTGTAAGTTTGCACTGAACCAATCATTCATAATATGTCAAATAGAAATAGTTTAGAGTTTAACCTCGTCTGTAAGCATAAGGTTCAATGCCTCAACAACAATATCCTTGTCCGGGCATGAAGACAGCGAGCCTAGAAGCAAAAGAGTAGTTACAGGATGAACCAATTTATCACAGAGCTGAGTTGTGTTGCATAAGTTAGTaagttaaaaaatatatataacgcACCTAAGATACGAGACTTCTCCTGTGCTTCAGATGTTTCCTTGTAGATTTTCAGGAGAACATCATAACCAGCTCTGTTTGAGGTACTCACGGACCGCATCACAGCAAGGTATGCTGCCTAGAAATCATCGCAGGTTAGATACAAAGAGGTAAAAACAGTAGTAATaatctacttcctccgttcctaaatataagaccttttagagattgcactatgaactacatacggatgtacatagacatattttagagtatagattcactcattttgctccgtatgtagtcttctaatggaatctctaaaaggtcttatattttggaacggagggagtacaatacaaaggaacaaacatgacctttctatTGTCTGGAGGCAGAAGGGGAGTTTTTCGGTCTTCTAAGAAGATATGGAAACGCCGAATTCCCTCATTTATAGTCTCTTCATGCCCGAGCTTGACAAGGGCAATCAAGAGCAGTGATCTAAGCATTACATCAAGATGGCTCTCACCATCCTTAGGATCCCAGCCTACTCTTCTGAAATGTGAAGTGCATGAAAGTTTTAAAATTGTTGCACCCGGGAAACAGAAGAAAAATTGTAATGAATAGAAAATCACACACAAATATATTGAAAATAGGTACAATATTAAGCTTGTCGGCATACTTGGCAGCTAACAGAAGAAGCTTGATCAAAACTTGTTTGATATCTCTAGACAAGTCAGGAGTAGCATCAGTTGATATTTTATTAACGCTTAAACATACCTGTGAATAGAGAAAATACACATGTGATTATTATAATCTTGAAAACAAACATTAGTCACATGCGTAAAATGAAGCCACGAGGCTATGGATTCAATTGGAGGTGTAAGGTTACTTACAGAGGTTACATGTGAAAGTACAGTATAATCAGACTCATGACGATAAGCATTTAGTAAACGAAGCAATGATGTCAGTGTTTGTTTGCAAGCAACAGAAAGAGCATAAGAATCTTCCACAACACCTACAGAACAATTTATTTCATTtgtcaaaacattttttaaatatataGAATAATGTATCTTAAATCATATtgtctttaccgatcatatccatTAAAGAGAGTTTCTTGTCTTTTATTGCATTTTCAAGTCCGGCTGCAAGTTCATCATCATACTTCACTCTATAAAATCCAGTTTGATCAATGTTCAGTTTGATCCAGAAATTTTGGCCACTTTGGGAGGCTGCAAAATCTTTTATATGCATCCTATCGGTCTTGCCTTTCAACAGAAACTTCTTATTCACATCATAAGAGCCACAGCATGCTGTCATAGGAACAATCCACATGCCAGGACCAGATGATCCATCAGACAAAAACTGAGCCTGAAATAAAGAAATGGTAATTTATATTTAGGAATTGCTTGAAACTAAGAAGTAGCTTCATTTCCATCAGAGTTAATATTGGTTTAGAGAGATTGGCTGCATTTGAGAATATAAAGCACATATAATACTCCAACATCCAAGAACCATGTGCATTGGtatgtactactccctccataaagaaatataagagcgtttagatcactgagGGAGTACATTCTAACAGCTTTACTGATATACTCTTTATTTTTCCAATGGCTTTACTGATATGCTTTTTGCAATGACTTTACTGATACAATCTCTATATTTCTGATTGAACAGATGATCATACATAAAAACAAACCCCAAAAAGGACAACACTGTTCACATTTCTAGTCATTGttattctgaatttttttattaaaGTACCTTGCATGTTGGTTCTAATGTGTTCCGTGGTCTATGTGAGACTGTGTAGCTAACAAAAGAATGAAACAATGGTAGATGATGTGGTGTAGGTAGATGGCCCTGGACAGAAAAGTGTGACGCCCAACCAAGAGGAGGCTGCAGCACAACAAGAGCAGGGGAGAAACTTGGGGAGAATAATTTTGGGAAATAACTAACTTGAGAATCAAAAAATATCTCTAAGAGATTTAAACAGCTAAAAATAACTAGGGATACTTAGGGCTTGTTTGGTTCTAAGCCTTGCAATGCCACACTTTGCCACACATTTCTTGTCAAAACTTGCCAAAGATTTTAGTTCAATAAAATGGAAGCCACAAGTTAGAAAGCCTAAGGGAATCTTGCCACACTTTTTGAGTGTATGTGATGTGGGACCCTAGTGTGGCAAAAGGCATCTTGCCTAAGGTGAGCCTTGAACCAAGCACCACCCTAAGTTGTCAAACTTGCCTAAGCTTTGGTCCGGTAACCTTAGTCACAAACTAAACAGCCCCTTAGTCATGGCCTGTAGGTCTAGCCGCCCATGACAATAAGCATGCGACTAAAGGTACCAATAGAAAAGGGACGGCACTTCAGTGCGACGCCGCGTGAGAGACAGACATCCAGCTGTGCCAGCGCGAGTGTGCGTCCGCATCAAGCCACAGTGCTAATCACAGGCAGCTGATCAACAATGCATGGCGCGAACATTCTCCCATTACAATATCCGTAGATAAGAGGTCCTAGAAAGAAGCAATCATGAATTCATGACCAAGTTGCCAATCCAAGTATACTTTAGATAAATTCATAACAAGGGGAAAACATAggtcatgcatgcatatttatacccAGTTCTCCATGTATAGTAGTAAGAAACAATATGCAAATGAAAAATCTGTCCCAAAACCTGCTCGAGCTCCAAATCTTGCCCATTTAGTTTTGCATATATAACAGGATATCCTTGTTGCTTAGTCCATGTAGTCATCAGATCCTTGACAGGCTCCCCAGTTTCCTCCTCAAGAACAGCCCATAGGTCTTCGGTTTTAGCGTTTGAGTATGCGTACTTCTTTATGTATGAAGCCAAAGCTTTCTGGAAGAGTAAAGAATCACAAAGTTGAAACAATCAGAAAACTGTTTATACTAGGCAACAGAGCTAGATAGAACAAAAATCATAAATGCAATAGAATTAATCATCCATATTTAACACACGAAACATCAAAGTTCAAGCTATTCTTCAGCAGATGCACCACGCATGCTCATAATGGGGTCAGCAACACAGTCAAATCTAACAATTATAATCATCTTCAGTATTTTGGTTTCAGATTATGAATGCATCTAAATTTAAGATGCAGTGCATCAGAGTGGCAGCAGAGGCATCTCGCATCACTTCTTtaatgaagaaaaaaaatatacaTGCAAGGGTTCAGAAGTGGTACTGTACAATGGCAGCAAGCCACAGCAGCCAACACAGGAAACATAATGATGGACTACTGTAGCAAACAAGATTCCAATTTCAAGAAGAAACATTATTTAACCTGGAATCGCTCTGCACCAAGGTAGCTTTGTAGCATGCGAATGACAGAAGCTCCCTTGTCGTAGCTTATGGAATCAAAAATCGCATCGATTTCACTCGCATGGTTTACGTCAACCTGAACAAACAGGTCAAATAACCTAAATCACAGCTGACACAGTTGGAGATGCTAATACTGGAAGAATGATAAACAATACTTTACAACATTTTCACACATTTGGAGTTCAGTAAAACAATAATAAaatataagcatggcatcagaagaaTTCAAACAGACAGATGTTAAACGTCAGAGTTAATTCTTCGGTGGCCAGGAAAGGTAATGCATCAATCGTTGCTTATGTGTGTGCAACCCATCAACTTTGTAATATTTATTTAACTTGCTGTCATGATATATTTCCACATCCCTATTGCAAATATGTGCAGCATTTGTTGAAGTTGGAGCACTACTAGCAAAATCTGTTCTTACACAGAATAATGATCAAACAAATTGAAGCAAGCACTTGCACCGACTAGGAAAGAAGATTACCTCAATAGGATGAGACTCTGCAAGCGCATCCAGTCTGAGGCCAGAGGTTGTCTCATCAAGGAATTGTGTCCAGTTATTCCATTCAGGAAATATAGATTCCACAGCTAAATAACTCACCTGTTCAAACATAATGACTTGTTCAATAATAGGTATACACAACATCAGGTCAACATTAATAATTTCTCAAATAACGGTTATCAGATTGATTACCCACGAAGCGAAACCCTCGTTTAGCCACAAGTGAGTCCACCATTCCATGGTTACAAGATTGCCAAACCATTGGTGAGCCAATTCATGCGCGACGGTGATTGCTACCTATAGAACATATATGTAAATAAACAAAAGAGATTTACTTTGGAGAACATTCAAGTAAAACCCAACTGACTCACTATTAGTCAAAGAAACAAACGAACTTGAATGAAAAACAGCCGTAAACCTGTTGTTTGTTGGATGCTGACGATAATTGCTCATCATAAAGTAAAGCTGATTCCCGGTAAGTGACCAACCCATAGTTCTCCATAGCTCCAGCAGCAAAATCAGGGATAGCAATCATATCCAACTTAGGTAGCGGGTAAGGAGTGGCGAAATAACTGGTTATTAAACACCGTTAGAGATTCTGATCCAACTAGCACCATTTGTTGGCATGTCAAATTACTCAACATATCTGTTTTCTCGTTTAATGCTGCCTCACTTTTTATAAATATCTTAGAAGAAACAATAGGTTGGAAGCTTACTCTTTGTATAAATCCAGTGATTTGACCCCAACATCTAATGCAAACTTTCCTTGACTAGTCTTGCCAACTTGGGTATACACACGAACCTTGGTGCCTAGATAATATTATCAGGTCGATAGAAAATGTAAAAGCAGGGAAAGAAGGGCAGTAACGTAGCACTTTGAATGAAAGACACTAAAAGTAATGGTTTCAGGAAAACCGAGCTTCTACCTTCTAATGTTGAGCTCTCTATGTACTCAAATAAACCAACAACTATAGCGACCAGATATGTTGACATAAGTGGAGATTCCTCATAATATACAGTCTTCAGAGACCCACAGACTGTCTCCTTAACTACTGGCATGTTGGACAATGCTACCAGTTCAGCTGGAACCTCCAATGTTATCTTGAACTTGGCCTGAAGAACAGAAATACATATACAAGAGAAGTTACTTTAGGTGATGGATCTTAGACCTAGAAAGTtcttaagaaaaataaaagaaaacatgcACGTATATTTTACGCCTATATCAAAATTCAAACTGAATTTGACTGTAATGTTTATATTCAGATTTTAAGTACATTGAGATACTGTTGGTAAAATAACAACAAAGCATGTTAAACACCTTAAATGCAGGCTCATCCCAGCATGGAAAGCACCGCCGTGCATCAGCAGCTTCAAACTGTGTAACCGCCATGTTTCTTGCCTCCCCGTTGTACTCATACTTGCTGCAGTCAAATACCAGCacaagagcatgagaaacacagACAAAATATAAAGGAATAAGAGCAGGTGCATTCGACAGGAACTGATTATGCCCAAATACTCCACGTAACACGATTTTGTTCAAAAGGTCTAACAGAAATCTATGCATAATGGTGCTGGAACTAGGTACAGTGTTTGCAGCATACATTCCATCTCGGTTGCatggtaaacaaagattcaaggcaTGAGACAGAAAGCTAATATTTCCTAAAATTCTAAACAGAAAAGGCAAATTAATAATAACATCCTACATCTGCTCTTCAAATCTGCCCATTCAGTCCCTTTATTCACAACATAATAAACTTCCAGATATTTGTTTTTCCAGTTTCCTATTTATTTTAAGTTATGGACACCAATACTAACAGAGTAACATTTTCCAATGATTGGTCTCCTGTTGATAAATACGACGTTCAGAATAGCAAAACTGAATATTGGATCATGGGGCATGAGAGGATCTCAAGATCATGATCCAAAATTCCAAATATCCCACGATCTTGCTTAATATCAAAGAAATGACTGTATCAGATAACGCCACTCATCACTTCAGCACTCTAGGTATGGAACTGACAAATCATGGTCCAGTGACATAGGTTGCTTCCAAGCACACAGCTCATCACTTCAGCACTCTAAGCATGGAAATGACTGTATCGCCGGTAATTGTTCAACACCTCATGTGCACGAGAGACTAGCCATGGGAGCGTCCGTGTAAGATGGATCGGATCTTGCCCATACCATCATCATCTCAGAAGGATAAAGGACGACGATGTACCTCCTGTAGAAGCCCCTCATCTGGTCGTTGAGGGTGCCGGTGAAGTCCATGGCGAGCACGCCCTCGCCGAGGGGCAGCTCCCGGCCGAACCCGAGGACGAGGATCTCATCCTCCTCGAACTGCACCACCTCCGTCGGCGCCCAGTCCTGCAACGCAACACCAACACGGCCCTGCCATGAGAACCTGACAGACAAACAAACAAGAGATAGACCGGAGGGCCTGCCTCGAGGTGGGTAAGAGGGCGGGGCGGGTGCCTGGAAGCGGATGGAGGACCGGTCGACGGCGAGCTCGGCGGCGTTGAGGACGAGGAAGCGGGTGGGCGCGGACACGGCGACGGCGGCCGACGCGGAGCCGGAGAAGGTGCAGGCCGCGAGGTCGGGGCGGAGGACGAGGTCGTAGCGTAGGGGCTCGGCGAATCGGGGGAGGCGGGACTGGCCCCTGAACTGCTCCGGCGACTCCGCCATTGTCGGCGGGCAGATCTGGAGCGGAGGGGTTGAAGGCCGCGGTAGATTTTTCTGAACACAGTAGCTTCTTCTGACTGCTCTGTTTTGGGCGTAGATATTGGTGAAGGGCGTGGAACTGAAGTGGACTACAGACTGCAGAGGACACGTCTACTCATCCAACAAACGTTCGCTGGCCAGTAGTCACGAGCGCACATACGAGCATCTCCAACCGCGGCGCCATATAAGCGTCGTCCTGAAAAAATAGCGGTTTTAGCGTGTGCACAGTCACTTTAGACGCTCCATCGGAGATGGAAAAATCACGCGCGCGGTATAAGTGGTTCAGCGTGCGGGATGAAACGGCATCGCGCGCCGCTTATTTCGTGCGCCCGCTACCGCGCGCTGCACGCTCGAGCGCCCGCGCC includes:
- the LOC123447024 gene encoding aminopeptidase M1-B, encoding MAESPEQFRGQSRLPRFAEPLRYDLVLRPDLAACTFSGSASAAVAVSAPTRFLVLNAAELAVDRSSIRFQDWAPTEVVQFEEDEILVLGFGRELPLGEGVLAMDFTGTLNDQMRGFYRSKYEYNGEARNMAVTQFEAADARRCFPCWDEPAFKAKFKITLEVPAELVALSNMPVVKETVCGSLKTVYYEESPLMSTYLVAIVVGLFEYIESSTLEGTKVRVYTQVGKTSQGKFALDVGVKSLDLYKDYFATPYPLPKLDMIAIPDFAAGAMENYGLVTYRESALLYDEQLSSASNKQQVAITVAHELAHQWFGNLVTMEWWTHLWLNEGFASWVSYLAVESIFPEWNNWTQFLDETTSGLRLDALAESHPIEVDVNHASEIDAIFDSISYDKGASVIRMLQSYLGAERFQKALASYIKKYAYSNAKTEDLWAVLEEETGEPVKDLMTTWTKQQGYPVIYAKLNGQDLELEQAQFLSDGSSGPGMWIVPMTACCGSYDVNKKFLLKGKTDRMHIKDFAASQSGQNFWIKLNIDQTGFYRVKYDDELAAGLENAIKDKKLSLMDMIGVVEDSYALSVACKQTLTSLLRLLNAYRHESDYTVLSHVTSVCLSVNKISTDATPDLSRDIKQVLIKLLLLAAKRVGWDPKDGESHLDVMLRSLLLIALVKLGHEETINEGIRRFHIFLEDRKTPLLPPDNRKAAYLAVMRSVSTSNRAGYDVLLKIYKETSEAQEKSRILGSLSSCPDKDIVVEALNLMLTDEVRNQDAFYVLGGISLEGREAAWAWLKDNWDHVVKTWPSSSLISDFVNSTVSPFTSEEKAAEVSQFFATRVKPSFERALKQSLERVRISARWIDSIKSEPSLAQTVQQLLLQEF